The following DNA comes from Salvelinus sp. IW2-2015 linkage group LG1, ASM291031v2, whole genome shotgun sequence.
GATCATTCAAATGTTAACGAGATKAATCCTATACTCACATAATGAATTGTATAATTATATACTCCAAACCTTTTTCTTCTTCCCTAGGTTGCTCAACCCTGGCCCTCTCCAGTGTGGTGTCCACACTTGGTGGCCTGGTCTTTGGCTACGAGCTGGGGATTATCTCCGGGGCTCTCCTCCAGCTCCAGGCCGAGTTCCGACTCACTTGTGTCCAGCAGGAGGCTGTGGTCAGTGCCCTTCTGATCGGGGCCTTGCTGGCCTCCCTGGTCGGTGGGTGGCTGATCGACCGCTACGGCCGGAGGAACTCCATCCTCCACAGCAACGTCCTCATCCTGGCCGGGAGTTTGATTCTGGTCAGCAACTCTTACTTGGCACTGGTGGTGGGTAGAATCACAGTGGGCTTCGCCATGTGCATCTCCTCCATGTCCTGCTGTATCTTTGTATCGGAGATGGTCACACCCAAGCACAGAGGTTTTTTGGTGACTCTGTACGAAGTTGGTATCACCGTGGGCATCCTGGGAGCTTACGCCGTAAACTATATCCTGTCGGATGCCAGGCAGGGATGGAAGTATATGTTTGGGTTAGCCATCGTGCCTACTTTGGCTCAGTTTGTCTCCATTTGGTTTCTCCCGTCCAATGCCGGAACACCTGCAGTAGGCCAAAGGGCAGGTGCTCAAAGCCAAAGAGGTCTTATTCACTCCATTGAGAATCACAAAGTGGAGAATTCGGCACATGTTTCCAACATACTCGATAACCCACAGTACAGCTTTCTGCACCTCTTTCAACAGAAGGACAACATGAGGACTAGGACTACCATTGCGCTAGGCTTGGTGATCTTTCAGCAGTTCACAGGTCAGCCCAATGTACTCTTCTACTCCTCAACCATCTTTCATTCAGTGGGCTTCAAGAGCAATGCCTCGGCAGTGCTGGCGTCCTTGGGCTTGGGGGTAGTCAAGGTGATCGCCACCTTGGTCTCCATGGTGTTTGCCGATAGGGTTGGCAGGAGGCCTCTGCTCATTGGTGGATGTACAGTAATGTCCGTGTGTTTGATCACCATAGGACTTTTGAGCGGGCGTTCAGTGGTCAACACCAAGACACCCTGTAATGCTGGGGATTATGTCAATAACAGCACACCCCTATTACAGCTAACGGTGGAAAATCAATCAAGCTTTGACATTTCTGTCAGTCAACGCCTTGGACTTCACGATAGGACCGAAGTAAGGCATATCGCTTACGATGCTGAGAGATCCTTAGGTACTTTGATGCCAGTGGCTTCTCCAGCTGTCCACAATGGAGTGGTTAACTGGATCATTTTACTCTGTATGATGGCAGTCGTCAGTGCATACTCAATTGGATTTGGACCAAGTAAGTACTTTCTCCTAGGATTATTCATAATTATCGTATTTTCTGGCAAATTATCTAAAtgtggggcctcccgggtggcacagtggtctagagcactgcatcgcagtgctagctgtgccaccagagactctgggttcaagcccaggctctgtcgcagccggccacgaccggaaGGTCCattgggcgacgcacaattggcctagcgtcgtccgggttagagagggtttggccggtagggatatccttgtctcatcgcgcactagcgactcctgtggcgggccgggcgcagtgcacgctaaccaggtcgccaggtgaacagtgtttcctccgacacattggtgcggctggcctgtgggttggatgcgcgctgtgttaagaagcagggcggcttggttgggttgtgtttcggaggacgcatggctttcgaccttcgtctcttccgagcccgtacgggagttgtagcgatgagacaagatagtgactactaacaattggatactacgaaattggggagaaaagggggtaaaaattcaaaaataaaaaGATTATCTAAATGTGGGGCCACAAGATTATTGTTAAGCTTAGCTAGAACTTGCTTTTGACAATCATATGGTGTTGTCTTGTGAATGACTAGAGGTTAACGTTTGTGAATTTTCCGTTGCATAGTGACCTGGCTCATTTTGAGTGAAATATTTCCTGCTGCGGTCAGAGGGAGAGCGTTTGCCTTCACTAACTGCTTCAACTGGGCTGCCAACTTAATTGTCACATTCTCCTTCTTGAATGTCATCAGTAAGTGTCTACCTCTATGAATTCACATTCAATCAAGTCTGGTTtgctacaatgcattcggaaagtattcataccacttgactttttccacattttgttacgttacagccatattctaaaattgattaaatattttttcccctcatcagtctacacacaataccccataatgacaaagcgaaaactatgtttttagaattgttgcacatttattaaaaataacattttaaaataccttatttatataattattcagaccctttgctaagagactcgaaattgagctcaggtgcatcctgtttccattgatcatccttgagatgtttctacaacttgattggtgtcaacctgtggtaaattcaattgattggacatgatttggaaaggcacacgcctgtctatataaggtcccacagttgacagtgcatgtcagagcaaaaaccaagccatgagattctctggtctgatgaaaccaagattgaactctttggaggaaacctggcaccatccctacggtgaagcatcgtggttgcagcatcatgctgtggggatgtttttcagctgcagggactaggagaacagtcaggattgagggaaagatgaacggagcaaagtacagcaagatccttgatgaaaacctgctccagagcgctcaaggcCTCacactgtggcgaaggttcaccttccaacaggacaacgaccctaagcacacagctgagacaatgcaggagtggcttctctgaatgtccttaagtggacCAGCCGGAGCCTTGATgagaacccaatcgaacatctctggagagacctgaaaatagctgtgcagcgacgctccccatccaatctgacagcgcttgagaggatctggagagaagaatgggagaaactctgcaaatacaggtgtgccaagcttgtagcgtcatacccaagaagactcgaggctgtaatcgctgccaaaggggcttcaacaaagtactgagtaaagggtctgaatacttatgtatttctaaaaacctatttttgctttttcattatggggtattgtgtgtagattgatgagaaataaaacacaatttaatcaattttagaataaggctgtaWYgtaacaaatgtggaaaaagtcaaggggtctgaatactttccgaatgtactgtatataatgccagtcaaaagtttggacacacctactcattcaagggttaaacaaatcaaaatatattttatatttgagattcttcaaatagccaccccttttcttgatgacagctttacacactattagcattctctcaaccatcttcatgaggtagtcacctggaatgcatttcaattaacaggtgtgccttgttaaaagttcatttgtggaatatttttccttaatgcgtttgagccaatcagttgtgttgtgacaaggtaggggtggtatagagaagatagccctatttggtaatagaccaagtgcatattatggcaagaacagatcaaataagcaaagagaaacgacagttcatcattactttaagacatgaaggaaagtaaattcggaaaatttcaagaactttgaaagtttcttcaagtgcactcgcaaaaaccatcaagcgctatgatgaaaatggctctcatgaggactgccacaggaaaggaagacacagagttacttttgctgcagaggataagttcattagagttaccagcctcagaaattgcagcccaaataaatgcttcacagagttcaagtaacaaacacatctcaacatcaactgttcagaggagacttcgtgAATCAGGRcttcatggtcgaattgttgcaaagaaaccactactaaaggacaccaataagaagaagagacttgcttgggccaagaaacacgagcaatggacattagaccggtggaaatctgtcctttgagtccaaattagagatttttgattccaaccgccgtgtctttgtaaaacacagagtaggtgaacagatgatctccgcatgtgtggttcccaccgtgacgcaTGTAGGAGcgaagatggcgccggaggagatggccacCGTTTTACGGTCTCAATTatgttgtacataatgtttctgcaaccgtatcttacggcagaaaatatcttctagatatcaggacagcgatcactcacctcggattagactaagatttttttcaacaacaacagcagcaagcaggactcacacgatattctccaaacaccccacagggcagacatcccaattattcgcaaAAGGAAGCGACATAGAGGAAGAAGAGCCGGGTGCCTCGTCCGGACCCGCAGAAGGCaactaggaaagctgccgttaccgtcaatattactcgccaacgtgcaatcattggacaataaactagacgaggtacgatcacgaatatcctaccaacgggacatcaaaaactgtaatatcctatgtttcacggaatcgtggctgaatgacgacatggatattcagctagcgggatacacgctgcaccggcaggatagaacagcacactccggtaagaccagggggggcggtctgtgcatatttgtaaacaacagctggtgcacgaaatctaaggaagtctctagattttgctcgcctgaagtagagtatattatgataaattgcaggccacactacttgcctagagagttctcagctatacttttcgtggctgtttatttaccaccacagacagatgccggcactaagaccgcactcagccagctgtataaggaaataagcaaacaggaaaccactcacccagaggcggtgctcctagtggccagagactttaatgcagggaaacttaaatcagttctaccaaatctctatcaacatgttaaatgtgcaaccagagggaagaaaattctagatcacctgtactccacacacagagatgcgtacagagctctccctcgccctccatttggtaaatctgaccacaactctatccccCTTAATTCCTgcttaaaagtaaaaaattaaagcaggaagcaccagtgactcggtctataaaaaaatggtcagatgaagcagatgctaaactacaggactgttttgctatcacagactggaacatgttccgggattcttccgatgacattgaggaatacaccacatcagtcactggctttatcaataagtgcattgaggacgtcgtccccacagtgactgtacgtacataccccaaccagaagccatggattacaggcaacattcgcactgagctaaagggtagagctgccgctttcaaggtgcgggactctaacccggaagtttacaagaaatcccgctataccctgcgacgaaccatcaaacaggcaaagcgtcaatacagggctaagattgaatcatactacaccggctgcgacgctcgtcggatatggcagggcttgcaaactattacagactacaaagagaagcacagccgcgagctgcccagtgacacgagcctaccagacgagctaaatcacttctatgctcgcttcgaggcaagcaacactgaggcatgcatgagagcatcagctgttccggacgactgtgtgatcacgctctccgtagccgacgtgagtaagacctttaaacaggtcaacattcacaaggctgcggggccagatggattaccaggtcgtgtgctccgggcatgtgctgaccaactggcaggtgtcttcactgacattttcaacatgtccctgattgagtctgtaataccaacatgcttcaagcagaccaccatagtccctgtgcccaagaacacaaaggccacctgcctaaatgactacagacctgtggcactcacgtccgtagttttgaagtgctttgaaaggctggtaatggctcacatcaacaccattatcccagaaaccctagacccactccaatttgcataccgcccaaacagatccacagatgatgcaatctctattgcactccacactgccctttcccacctggacaaaaggaacacctatgtgagaatgctattcattgactacagctcagcgttcaacaccatagtacactcaaagctcatcactaagctaaggaacctgggactaaacacctccctctgcaactggatcctggacttcctgacgggccgYccccaggtggtgagggaaggtagcaacacatctgccacgctgatcctcaacactggagctccccaggggtgcgtgctcagtcccctcctgtactccctgttcacccacgactgcatggccaggcacgacattctcatccccattctcatcgacggggctgtagtggagaaggttgagtGCTTCttattccttggtgtccacatcaacaacaaactagaatggtccaaacacaccaagacagtcgtgaagagggcacgacaaagcctattccccctcaggaaactaaaaagatttggcatgggtcctgagatcctcaaaaggttctacagctgcaacatcgagagcatcctgaccggttgcatcactgcctggtacggcaattgcacggcctccgaccgcaaggcacttcagagggtagtgcgtacggcccagtacatcactggggcaaagctgcctgccatccaggacctctacaccaggcggtgtcagaggaaggccctgaaaattgtcaaagaccccagccaccccagtcatagactgttctctctactaccgcatggcaagcgataccggagtgccaagtctaggacaaaaaggcttctcaacagtttttacccccaagccataagactcctgaacaggtaaccacatggttacccggactatttgcattgtgtgcccccccaacccctcttttacactgctgctactctgtttatcttatatgcatagtcactttaactatacattcatgtacatactacctcaattggcccgaccaaccagtgctcccgcacattggctaaccgggctatctgcaatgtgtaccaccacccgccaacccctctttttacgctactgctactctcttttcatcatatatgcatagtcactttaaccatactcacatgtacatactacctcaataagcctcaCTAACCGGTgtttgtatatagccttgctacWcttattttcaaatgtctttttactgttgttttatttctttacttacctacacacacccacacacattttttttctccgcactattggttagagcctgtaagtaagcatttcactgtaaggtctactacacctgttgtattcggcacacgtgacaaataaactttgatttgatttgatggtgtgggggtgctttgctggtgacactgtcagtgatttatttagaattcaaggcacacttaaccagcatggctatcacagcattctgcagcgatacgccatcccatctggtttgcaattagtgggactatcatttgttttccaacaggaaAGACTATGgcaccgatagagatggcagcttcgcttcaagtccttaggaaactgtgtagtattttgtttttttatgtattatttcttacattgttagcccagaaaacctcaAGTGTTATTACTtatagccgggaagaactattagatatcagagagacgtcaacttaccagcacaaccagcactatgaccaggaatacgactgtcccaaagcggatccttagtctgcacctcccagggcatttgaactgattcccgAGGCAGACCCAAAACAAAGCAGtcggaggagagggtgccggagcggtcttctagtgaggcttcggatgcgcgcacaccacccaccgcttctgagtatattacttgctaatgtccattccctagttaacaaagtcaacAAARttagggcaagagttgctttccaaagagatatccgggattgtaacatactctgttacaTGGACACATGattagctggggacatgctgtcggagtctgtacagccaacgggattttcagtgcatcRCGctgacaggaacaaacatctctctggtaagaagatgtttgtatctcccaagagaactctcctcggttatcgtcacagccgtgtatatctccCCGCAAGCGGATATCAAGACTGCCATCAAGGARcttcactggactttatgcaaactggaaaccatatatcctgaggctgcatttattgtagctggggattttaacaaagctaatctgagaacaaagttacctaaattctatcagcatatctatTGCAGTACACAAGCGAGtaacacactcgaccactgctactctaacttccacaatgcgcaaaccctcactaacttttacaggtgcacaattgagagcatcctgtcgggctgtatcaccgcccggTACGGATtgtctttatcttggccaggtcgcagttgtaaatgggaacttgttctcaactggccKacccggttaaataaaggtgaaataaacatttaaaaaacggcaactgcaccgcccacaaccgcagggctctccaaagggtggtgcggtctgcacaacgcatcaccgggggcaaactacctgccctccaggacacctacaacacccgatgtcacaggaaggcaaaaaagataatcaaggacaataaccacccgagccactacctgttcaccccgcttccatccagaagacgaggtcagtacagctgcatcaaacctgggaccgagagattcagtcagattgttaaacagctaGAGCAGAGAGGTGGTTCCCTACCTACAAACTTCATATCAATGGCCACTTTTATAAATGgcacactagtcactttaataatgccactttaagaatgtttacatatctcacattactcatctcatatgtWTWTKCGGTATACtatatccttcactatctattctttactatctattgcatcttagccgctctgtcacttctcatccatatattttatacttatatattctcatcccattcctttactagattgtgtgtattaggttttgttgtggaatttgttagatattaggttttgttgtggaattgttagatattacctgttagatactgctgcactgtcggatctagaagcatttcgctacactcgcaataacatctgctaaccaatttgatttgacttgaggacaatgacccaacacacctccaggctgtgtaaggtctatttcaccaagaaggagagtgttggagtgctgcatcagatgacctggcctccacaatcactcgacctcaacccaattgagatggtttgggatgagttggaccgcagagtgaaggaaaatcagccaacaagtgctcagcatatgtgggaagtcatTCAAGacctttggaaaagcattccaggtgaagctggttgagagaataccaagcatgcgcaaagctgtcatcaaggcaaagggtgtctactttgaagaatctaaaatctaaaatatattttgatttgttcaactcttttttggttactacatgattccatatgttatttcatcgttttgatgtcgtcactattattctacaatgtagaaaatagtaaaaataaagaaaaacccttgaatgaataggtgtgtccaaacttttgacaggtactgtatgtgttggtattACGAGCAATGGAAGATGTATCCGATAGGAACATGCTAAAACACTAGGATGCTAGTTCAATCTTCAAAGATTGAACTATATTCCTTTTATGCCGCTCAACCTAGAATGCAGTGCAGTATCTTTAGTTAAAAAGTATCTACCTGGCAATTAAGTTGCTTATGTTTCGTCACCAGATGTGATTGGTTTGTCTGGGACATTCCTTTCTTATGGGCTGATTGGAGTGGGAGCGGTGGTGTTCTTTTACTTCATGTTACCAGAGACCAAAGGGAAATCACTGGAGCAAATAGACAGGGAGCTCTGTTTGAAAAGGTATAACTCAAACTTCAATCTATCATTTTGcagtaaaaatataaatgttatttTCAACGTGATCTGAAATGCAGTTAGATCTAGGAACATATCTGTTTCTTCTTTTGTAGGGTACACAACAGTGAAGAATGCTGTAACATCCTTAGCAGGAGAATCGCCTCCCCCGGGTATCAAAGAGTGCACATTGTTAGCTCAGCAACCCAATGTTGAGTAAGTCTATCCAAGTGTTACAATCWAagtatatatatcattttttacaCCCTTGCAACCTGACAAACAACGGACTGATGCTAATGTCGGTATTGAAAAGTTGAGCATAGTGATCCGTCCAGCTACCATAGCAGAGCTTACGGCATGACTGAACAATGTTTTATTGCACTGATATTTCAAAYTTATTTTTCTGTCACTTGTTTTCGCAAATGAAAATGAAGCACAATGTTTTTTTGCAAGTCACTCTGCCATTCTACTACCTTTCAATAGTCTGCGAGAAAAATAACAGCAGTTTCCCATTTCCATCAAGAGTCAACCTATACGGGGGTCATCATCTGGCATCACCATCATCAGTTTAGGAGTCTGAGATCGCTGATCCACTGAGGGAGTCTTGCTCTAACCAATGACAATGTTGTCCTATCCTTCATTTTGTTCGATGTAATATGTATAACCCAAGTATGTCTAGCCTACTATGTTTATGTGTGTAAAATGTTTAACCATTTAGAGAACCATAACGTTTTCAAACATTTGTGTCATCCTCAAAGATTTAAATGCATTATCCacgtgtggttgtattgtgtttgAAATCAAATAAATCTATAACCTCGGTTCCATAGCCGCATGGGGCTCCTTAACTGGGCCTTTACAGCGCAATTGGTGATCTAATCGAATTAGTCATTCAAAGTCGTTAGTCTTTCACGTTCACTAGAATTCATCAAATGGCACTCTGCCAGATTATGAAGCTCTAAAACAGTAGTAATTAAACCTAGCattacaataaaaatgtatcaTCACTGTCACAATTTCAAACATAGCAAAacgtatctacagtgcattcggaaagtattcagatcccttgactttttccacattttgttacgttacatccttattctacaatgtattaaataaaacatgttcctcaatctaaacacaataccccataatgacaaagtgaaaacaggttttaaaaaattgttgcatatttattaaaaatcaaaaacaccagagtcagaagtttacatataccttagccaaatacatttaaactcaagtttttcacaattcctgacatttatttcaagtaaaaattccctgtcttaggtcagttaggatcaccactttatttaaaaaatgtgaaatgtcagaataatagtagagagaatgatttatttcagcttttatttctttcatcacattcccagtgggtcaaaagtttacatacactcaattagtatttggtagaatggcctttacattgtttaacctgggtcaaatgtttcaggtagccttccacaagcttcccacaataagttgggtgaattttgaccaattccttctgacagagctggtgtaactgagtcaggtttgtaggctcccttgctcacacacgctttttcagttctgcccacaaatcttctataggattgagttcagggctttatgatggccactccattcccttgactttgttgtccttaagccattttgccacaactttgcttgcaagtatgcttggggtcattgtccatttggaagacccatttgcgaccaagcttcaaattcctgactgatgtcttgagatgttgcttcaatatat
Coding sequences within:
- the slc2a10 gene encoding solute carrier family 2, facilitated glucose transporter member 10 encodes the protein MGCSTLALSSVVSTLGGLVFGYELGIISGALLQLQAEFRLTCVQQEAVVSALLIGALLASLVGGWLIDRYGRRNSILHSNVLILAGSLILVSNSYLALVVGRITVGFAMCISSMSCCIFVSEMVTPKHRGFLVTLYEVGITVGILGAYAVNYILSDARQGWKYMFGLAIVPTLAQFVSIWFLPSNAGTPAVGQRAGAQSQRGLIHSIENHKVENSAHVSNILDNPQYSFLHLFQQKDNMRTRTTIALGLVIFQQFTGQPNVLFYSSTIFHSVGFKSNASAVLASLGLGVVKVIATLVSMVFADRVGRRPLLIGGCTVMSVCLITIGLLSGRSVVNTKTPCNAGDYVNNSTPLLQLTVENQSSFDISVSQRLGLHDRTEVRHIAYDAERSLGTLMPVASPAVHNGVVNWIILLCMMAVVSAYSIGFGPMTWLILSEIFPAAVRGRAFAFTNCFNWAANLIVTFSFLNVINVIGLSGTFLSYGLIGVGAVVFFYFMLPETKGKSLEQIDRELCLKRVHNSEECCNILSRRIASPGYQRVHIVSSATQC